In a single window of the Zea mays cultivar B73 chromosome 5, Zm-B73-REFERENCE-NAM-5.0, whole genome shotgun sequence genome:
- the LOC100278051 gene encoding uncharacterized protein isoform X1, producing MVQSLHKQDSKMVTKKTIKLLDAPPYSKRLKLEPVQTGRDAEIKGHEFISQKNVPDLAPCATSEKSRLLKQKRISDAKRIDKKNIRSGVRSKYDCFSSKAGLAHFCSGFSGNSVLGAHGLKSDVRDITNHIENLSLSELLDGTYKYSSLGRDKGKKVLRTKEELLVSVRKAFSMLSDMDYCHGKDSNLILGPKPPPACTSSCDIKEQCCDKPSPLVKDSSQINVCDTALCHPKDILSRLTLPHQQDLDSLLTPGSESTAAVKPVRGASLPPFPWSHSQAGGCRQSVDCGKHGSSRSYSQWQWVRVGSNLTSLDYEDTSVHRIDHLLQEMDAAKLCRMDSCDGQYNLCGTESTSGSLAQNIQSRKNGGEHGSQQLQTLDRVDSLDGFQKHDSEHSLLKTSQVSPKIQHAAEILCDMRRSIESLSGQGYSNGVIKWPKSPSEKVMKARKPSSQFGITESSSGSRNNDATWNGSSHSTKKFCDRKNDSACLNYPGKETIRWPVPVEGGASPVRSSERGPMLDMRQPHGNGGRHPVQVPSQVARLEKEYENQQKLRKATLTSSLGPPGDWSRERNRRV from the exons ATGGTTCAATCCTTGCATAAGCAAGATAGTAAGATGGTCACAAAAAAGACCATAAAGTTGTTGGATGCTCCACCTTATTCAAAAAGGCTAAAGCTTGAGCCAGTACAAACTGGTAGAGATGCTGAGATTAAGGGACATGAATTCATATCACAGAAGAATGTGCCTGATTTGGCACCATGTGCAACATCTG AAAAATCTCGGTTGCTCAAGCAGAAGCGCATTTCTGATGCAAAGAGAATTGATAAGAAGAATATTAGGTCCGgtgtcagatcaaaatacgattgTTTCTCATCAAAAGCTGGTTTAGCACATTTTTGTTCTGGTTTCTCAGGAAACAGCGTACTTG GAGCGCATGGCCTTAAATCTGATGTTCGTGACATCACGAATCACATTGAGAACCTCTCATTGAGTGAACTTCTTGATGGCACCTACAAGTATTCCAGCTTAGGAAGAGATAAAGGAAAGAAGGTATTGCGCACGAAAGAGGAACTCCTAGTCTCTGTTAGAAAAGCTTTTTCTATGCTTTCTGACATGGACTATTGCCACGGAAAGGACTCTAATCTCATTCTGGGTCCGAAACCTCCTCCTGCATGCACCTCTAGCTGTGATATCAAGGAGCAATGTTGTGACAAGCCATCCCCCTTGGTTAAG GACTCGTCACAAATCAATGTCTGTGATACTGCACTTTGTCATCCAAAAGATATCTTAAGCCGATTAACACTTCCTCATCAACAAGATCTGGACTCTCTTTTAACACCTGGAAGTGAGAGCACAGCTGCAGTTAAGCCAGTTCGTGGAGCTAGTTTACCACCATTTCCTTGGTCACACTCACAGGCTGGGGGCTGTCGACAAAGTGTTGACTGTGGTAAACATGGGTCAAGTAGAAGTTACTCCCAGTGGCAATGGGTGCGGGTTGGATCCAACCTCACTTCTCTAGATTATGAAGATACGTCTGTCCATAGAATTGATCATCTCCTTCAAGAGATGGATGCAGCAAAATTATGTAGAATGGATTCATGTGATGGGCAATATAATTTGTGTGGCACGGAATCAACATCTGGATCACTTGCACAAAACATTCAATCCAGAAAAAATGGGGGTGAGCATGGTTCTCAGCAACTGCAAACCCTGGATCGTGTTGACTCTTTAGATGGCTTCCAGAAGCATGACAGTGAACATTCTCTTTTAAAAACTTCTCAAG TATCGCCAAAGATACAGCATGCCGCTGAAATCTTATGTGATATGAGAAGAAGCATTGAATCGTTGAGTGGCCAGGGATACAGCAATGGGGTGATTAAGTGGCCAAAATCACCATCCGAAAAGGTGATGAAAGCACGGAAGCCCTCATCCCAGTTTGGTATAACTGAGAGCTCATCAGGTTCTCGTAACAACGATGCAACTTGGAACGGTAGCAGTCACTCTACCAAGAAATTTTGTGACAGGAAGAATGATTCTGCATGCTTGAATTACCCTGGTAAGGAAACTATAAGGTGGCCTGTGCCTGTGGAAGGTGGCGCTTCTCCTGTCAGGTCGTCCGAGCGCGGTCCTATGCTCGATATGAGGCAGCCCCATGGAAATGGTGGAAGACATCCTGTTCAGGTGCCATCACAGGTGGCACGGCTTGAAAAGGAGTATGAGAACCAGCAGaagttgaggaaagcaacactgaCCTCGTCTCTAGGGCCTCCGGGAGATTGGAGTAGGGAGAGGAACAGGAGGGTGTGA
- the LOC100278051 gene encoding uncharacterized protein LOC100278051, protein MDAVELPLPAKVEFGKILAPAAAVEGVDGAVVGGGPGGGSGEVLRSCADADQRHGGDVKQHNQNAEGFPSYRSKRTPLEVSIQKSLGFGLKSENGKRDYVANDMVQSLHKQDSKMVTKKTIKLLDAPPYSKRLKLEPVQTGRDAEIKGHEFISQKNVPDLAPCATSEKSRLLKQKRISDAKRIDKKNIRSGVRSKYDCFSSKAGLAHFCSGFSGNSVLGAHGLKSDVRDITNHIENLSLSELLDGTYKYSSLGRDKGKKVLRTKEELLVSVRKAFSMLSDMDYCHGKDSNLILGPKPPPACTSSCDIKEQCCDKPSPLVKDSSQINVCDTALCHPKDILSRLTLPHQQDLDSLLTPGSESTAAVKPVRGASLPPFPWSHSQAGGCRQSVDCGKHGSSRSYSQWQWVRVGSNLTSLDYEDTSVHRIDHLLQEMDAAKLCRMDSCDGQYNLCGTESTSGSLAQNIQSRKNGGEHGSQQLQTLDRVDSLDGFQKHDSEHSLLKTSQVSPKIQHAAEILCDMRRSIESLSGQGYSNGVIKWPKSPSEKVMKARKPSSQFGITESSSGSRNNDATWNGSSHSTKKFCDRKNDSACLNYPGKETIRWPVPVEGGASPVRSSERGPMLDMRQPHGNGGRHPVQVPSQVARLEKEYENQQKLRKATLTSSLGPPGDWSRERNRRV, encoded by the exons ATGTGAAGCAGCACAACCAGAATGCAGAAGGCTTTCCGTCTTATAGAAGTAAAAGGACGCCTTTGGAAGTCTCTATACAGAAATCTCTTGGTTTTGGTTTGAAGTCCGAAAATGGTAAACGGGATTATGTTGCGAATGATATGGTTCAATCCTTGCATAAGCAAGATAGTAAGATGGTCACAAAAAAGACCATAAAGTTGTTGGATGCTCCACCTTATTCAAAAAGGCTAAAGCTTGAGCCAGTACAAACTGGTAGAGATGCTGAGATTAAGGGACATGAATTCATATCACAGAAGAATGTGCCTGATTTGGCACCATGTGCAACATCTG AAAAATCTCGGTTGCTCAAGCAGAAGCGCATTTCTGATGCAAAGAGAATTGATAAGAAGAATATTAGGTCCGgtgtcagatcaaaatacgattgTTTCTCATCAAAAGCTGGTTTAGCACATTTTTGTTCTGGTTTCTCAGGAAACAGCGTACTTG GAGCGCATGGCCTTAAATCTGATGTTCGTGACATCACGAATCACATTGAGAACCTCTCATTGAGTGAACTTCTTGATGGCACCTACAAGTATTCCAGCTTAGGAAGAGATAAAGGAAAGAAGGTATTGCGCACGAAAGAGGAACTCCTAGTCTCTGTTAGAAAAGCTTTTTCTATGCTTTCTGACATGGACTATTGCCACGGAAAGGACTCTAATCTCATTCTGGGTCCGAAACCTCCTCCTGCATGCACCTCTAGCTGTGATATCAAGGAGCAATGTTGTGACAAGCCATCCCCCTTGGTTAAG GACTCGTCACAAATCAATGTCTGTGATACTGCACTTTGTCATCCAAAAGATATCTTAAGCCGATTAACACTTCCTCATCAACAAGATCTGGACTCTCTTTTAACACCTGGAAGTGAGAGCACAGCTGCAGTTAAGCCAGTTCGTGGAGCTAGTTTACCACCATTTCCTTGGTCACACTCACAGGCTGGGGGCTGTCGACAAAGTGTTGACTGTGGTAAACATGGGTCAAGTAGAAGTTACTCCCAGTGGCAATGGGTGCGGGTTGGATCCAACCTCACTTCTCTAGATTATGAAGATACGTCTGTCCATAGAATTGATCATCTCCTTCAAGAGATGGATGCAGCAAAATTATGTAGAATGGATTCATGTGATGGGCAATATAATTTGTGTGGCACGGAATCAACATCTGGATCACTTGCACAAAACATTCAATCCAGAAAAAATGGGGGTGAGCATGGTTCTCAGCAACTGCAAACCCTGGATCGTGTTGACTCTTTAGATGGCTTCCAGAAGCATGACAGTGAACATTCTCTTTTAAAAACTTCTCAAG TATCGCCAAAGATACAGCATGCCGCTGAAATCTTATGTGATATGAGAAGAAGCATTGAATCGTTGAGTGGCCAGGGATACAGCAATGGGGTGATTAAGTGGCCAAAATCACCATCCGAAAAGGTGATGAAAGCACGGAAGCCCTCATCCCAGTTTGGTATAACTGAGAGCTCATCAGGTTCTCGTAACAACGATGCAACTTGGAACGGTAGCAGTCACTCTACCAAGAAATTTTGTGACAGGAAGAATGATTCTGCATGCTTGAATTACCCTGGTAAGGAAACTATAAGGTGGCCTGTGCCTGTGGAAGGTGGCGCTTCTCCTGTCAGGTCGTCCGAGCGCGGTCCTATGCTCGATATGAGGCAGCCCCATGGAAATGGTGGAAGACATCCTGTTCAGGTGCCATCACAGGTGGCACGGCTTGAAAAGGAGTATGAGAACCAGCAGaagttgaggaaagcaacactgaCCTCGTCTCTAGGGCCTCCGGGAGATTGGAGTAGGGAGAGGAACAGGAGGGTGTGA